Proteins encoded in a region of the Zea mays cultivar B73 chromosome 4, Zm-B73-REFERENCE-NAM-5.0, whole genome shotgun sequence genome:
- the LOC103653650 gene encoding protein SENESCENCE-ASSOCIATED GENE 21, mitochondrial — protein MQRASVTSTTLLSLSRRRRGYAAAAELRAAAAAMAARAPGAGGAADGAASSKEVFWMRDPQTGCWAPEDRFADADAADLRARLLATRKD, from the exons ATGCAGCGCGCTTCCGTCACCAGTACCACGCTTCTCTCGCTCAG CCGGCGGAGGAGGGGCTACGCGGCCGCAGCGGAgttgcgcgcggcggcggcggcaatggcggcgAGAGCCCCGGGCGCGGGCGGTGCCGCTGACGGCGCGGCATCGTCCAAGGAGGTCTTCTGGATGAGGGACCCCCAGACGGGGTGCTGGGCCCCCGAGGACCGCTTTGCCGACGCTGACGCCGCCGACCTCCGCGCGCGCCTGCTCGCCACCAGGAAGGACTAG
- the LOC100276444 gene encoding uncharacterized protein LOC100276444 — MHCSKKKGFSENVQKAIVDMEEMVAARVQDGQQPKSPTEVVSNVLPGSSVFLRNVGLQSASKKSSTTIVSAKVQQLQDELETEKQEKDGLREEVETLKAQAQASQETIDSMKRSMEENNNLLRQLLSFNRGQVPPS; from the exons ATGCATTGTAGCAAAAAGAAAGGTTTTAGTGAAAATGTTCAGAAAGCTATT GTTGACATGGAAGAAATGGTAGCAGCACGAGTTCAGGATGGACAACAACCAAAATCTCCTACAGAAGTTGTTTCTAATGTGCTACCAGGCTCCAGTGTGTTCCTACGCAATGTTGGTCTTCAGTCCGCCTCCAAGAAAAGCTCCACAACGATTGTTTCTGCAAAGGTTCAACAACTTCAGGATGAACTAGAGACCGAGAAGCAAGAAAAAGATGGCCTTAGGGAAGAAGTGGAAACCTTGAAGGCTCAAGCACAAGCATCTCAGGAGACCATTGATAGTATGAAGAGGTCGATGGAAGAAAATAACAACCTCCTTCGTCAACTATTAAGCTTCAATCGAGGCCAAGTGCCTCCATCTTAA